A single genomic interval of Saccharothrix saharensis harbors:
- a CDS encoding SRPBCC family protein, producing the protein MPSLEPFEVDFFDAAPQRRSYVLDLPASPERVWRGLAASNPLWWCRLLSSVEYTSPRPFGVGTTRTAAVLGVLRLREVFIRWEEGRRQSFAVDRANLPVFRRFGEDYLVERSAEGSRLTWTFAYEPAVKVGDRLNALVFDSLVADTRRHFG; encoded by the coding sequence GTGCCCAGCCTGGAGCCGTTCGAGGTGGACTTCTTCGACGCCGCGCCGCAGCGCCGCAGCTACGTGCTGGACCTGCCGGCGTCACCCGAACGTGTGTGGCGCGGCCTGGCCGCCTCCAACCCGCTGTGGTGGTGCCGGCTGCTGTCGTCGGTCGAGTACACCTCCCCTCGCCCGTTCGGGGTGGGCACGACGCGCACGGCGGCGGTGCTGGGCGTGCTGCGCCTGCGCGAGGTCTTCATCCGCTGGGAGGAGGGCAGGCGGCAGTCGTTCGCGGTGGACCGGGCGAACCTGCCGGTGTTCCGGCGGTTCGGCGAGGACTACCTGGTGGAGCGGTCGGCGGAGGGCAGCAGGCTGACGTGGACGTTCGCCTACGAACCCGCGGTCAAGGTGGGCGACCGGCTCAACGCGCTGGTGTTCGACTCGCTCGTGGCCGACACGCGGCGCCACTTCGGCTGA
- a CDS encoding ABC transporter ATP-binding protein, with the protein MSTGDALLAGEELVLAHHDRAVVHGVSLGLRAGTVTALVGPNGSGKSTVLRSLARLHRPRGGQVRMGERTVWGHAPLSGKEFARNVTLLTQQRPTPSGVSVRDVVSYGRYPYRTGWRGVDLEGGAAIERAMDLTGVAPMADRGVDELSGGELQRVWLASCLAQQTSVLLLDEPTNHLDLRYQVEVLDVVRDLANDHDVAVGVVLHDLDHAAIIADEVVLLSEGRVVAAGGVRDVLTGEHLTHAYGVTVHVADDPVTGAIHCRPLGRHTPRPA; encoded by the coding sequence ATGTCCACGGGAGACGCGCTGCTCGCCGGTGAGGAACTGGTTCTCGCGCACCACGACCGCGCGGTGGTGCACGGTGTCTCGCTCGGGTTGCGGGCCGGGACCGTCACGGCGCTCGTCGGGCCCAACGGCTCCGGCAAGTCGACGGTCCTGCGCTCCCTGGCGCGCCTGCACCGGCCGCGCGGCGGGCAGGTGCGGATGGGCGAGCGGACGGTGTGGGGCCACGCGCCCCTGTCCGGCAAGGAGTTCGCCCGCAACGTCACCCTGCTCACCCAGCAGCGGCCGACGCCCTCGGGGGTCTCGGTGCGCGACGTCGTCTCCTACGGCCGGTACCCCTACCGGACGGGGTGGCGCGGGGTGGACCTGGAGGGCGGCGCCGCGATCGAGCGCGCCATGGACCTGACCGGCGTCGCCCCGATGGCCGACCGGGGCGTGGACGAGCTGTCGGGCGGCGAGCTGCAGCGCGTGTGGCTCGCGTCGTGCCTGGCGCAGCAGACCTCCGTGCTGCTGCTGGACGAGCCCACCAACCACCTCGACCTGCGCTACCAGGTCGAAGTCCTCGACGTCGTGCGCGACCTGGCGAACGACCACGACGTGGCGGTCGGCGTCGTGCTGCACGACCTCGACCACGCGGCGATCATCGCCGACGAGGTCGTGCTGCTCAGCGAGGGCCGGGTCGTCGCGGCGGGCGGGGTCCGCGATGTCCTCACCGGTGAGCACCTGACCCACGCCTACGGCGTCACGGTCCACGTCGCCGACGACCCGGTGACCGGGGCCATCCACTGCCGCCCCCTCGGCAGGCACACCCCGCGACCGGCCTGA
- a CDS encoding iron-siderophore ABC transporter substrate-binding protein produces the protein MRLLAPALVTAAVLLSACGTTETPTTTPTESTGGPVTVTDARGKEVKLDAPATKVVTLEWAETETVASLGVMPVGVADAAGYKTWDASVPLAADVKDVGKRNEPSVDSIVALDPDLVIMAKGRYETLVGQLEKYVPVVVTQASDATRNLDRLREDTKLIAQAIGKAAEGDKLLSELDTALADGKKAVEAKGAAGTPFLMADGWLEGSTVNIRPFGKGSLVSDTAEAVGFKNAWTGEVDPQWGLGATDVEGLTAVTDPKTVLFYSASEDDVFTTGLAQNPVWQRLPFVVSEKVVKLEPGTWTFGGPKSVIHVAEQFVKAATA, from the coding sequence ATGCGCTTGCTCGCCCCTGCCCTCGTGACGGCGGCCGTGCTGCTGTCCGCGTGCGGCACGACGGAGACGCCGACGACCACCCCGACCGAGTCCACCGGCGGCCCGGTCACCGTGACCGACGCCCGCGGCAAGGAGGTCAAGCTCGACGCCCCGGCGACGAAGGTCGTCACGCTGGAATGGGCCGAGACCGAAACCGTCGCCTCGCTGGGTGTCATGCCCGTGGGTGTCGCGGACGCCGCCGGTTACAAGACGTGGGACGCGTCCGTGCCGCTCGCCGCCGACGTCAAGGACGTCGGCAAGCGCAACGAGCCCAGCGTCGACTCGATCGTCGCGCTCGACCCCGACCTGGTGATCATGGCCAAGGGCCGGTACGAGACGCTGGTCGGCCAGCTCGAGAAGTACGTCCCCGTGGTCGTCACCCAGGCCAGCGACGCCACCCGCAACCTCGACCGGCTGCGCGAGGACACCAAGCTGATCGCGCAGGCGATCGGCAAGGCCGCCGAGGGCGACAAGCTGCTGTCCGAACTGGACACCGCGCTCGCCGACGGCAAGAAGGCCGTGGAGGCCAAGGGCGCGGCCGGCACGCCGTTCCTCATGGCCGACGGCTGGCTCGAGGGCAGCACGGTCAACATCCGCCCGTTCGGCAAGGGCTCGCTGGTCTCCGACACCGCCGAGGCCGTCGGCTTCAAGAACGCGTGGACCGGCGAGGTCGACCCGCAGTGGGGCCTGGGCGCCACCGACGTCGAGGGCCTGACCGCGGTCACCGACCCGAAGACCGTGCTGTTCTACAGCGCGTCCGAGGACGACGTGTTCACCACCGGCCTCGCGCAGAACCCGGTGTGGCAGCGGCTGCCGTTCGTGGTGAGCGAGAAGGTGGTCAAGCTGGAGCCGGGCACGTGGACGTTCGGCGGGCCGAAGTCGGTCATCCACGTCGCCGAGCAGTTCGTGAAGGCTGCCACCGCCTGA
- a CDS encoding iron ABC transporter permease, which produces MMRTAVVTAGIVALIAVLSAVHLTQGTASTGVLDVLSAVLGNGDAQTLAVLEGSRVPRLLAALLLGVALGVAGAGMQSVARNPLASPDTLAVNAGAHLAVVAIAAFGLSLPTLPAGAAAFVGGLAASVVVLGLSGGGSTSPRLVLVGSAVMLTLQSATILLLLMFEQETTGLFAWGSGSLTVSDLDATAQMTPVVAVAVAALLVMGRSLDVLALGDDNATVLGLKVRRTRVGAVLLTVALTAAAVTIAGPIGFVGLSAPVITRLLTPFVPGLGRHRLLLPVSGLVGVVIVLGADVLLRAVMGSAAAVRVPTGVMTTILGAVVLIWLARRGRSSGTPRQAPAGRVGVATSSRRLVVTSVVLVVLLVAAPAVGLMLGDRVVLLGDLANWFAGRTGTALTFVLDQRLPRVLAALVAGAALAVAGCGIQSVSRNPLAEPGLLGITAGAGLGAITLITVVPMAGAWHIAGAAGAGAMAAFALVYGLAWRSGLDSDRLVVIGIAMWSAGMALITLLIVTSDPWNTAKALTWMSGSTYGRTLEQVVPTALALALLTPLLWARHRELDLHSLDEDTPRVLGMRVERSRLVILLAAGVLAATAVSAIGVVAFVGLVAPHLARSLVGGRHARVLPVAAALGAVLVSVADTVGRTVIAPAQVPAGLVIALVGTPYFVLVLWRTREMRT; this is translated from the coding sequence ATGATGCGCACCGCCGTCGTGACGGCGGGGATCGTGGCGCTCATCGCCGTGCTCTCCGCCGTCCACCTCACCCAGGGCACCGCGTCGACCGGTGTGCTCGACGTGCTCAGCGCCGTGTTGGGCAACGGGGACGCGCAGACCCTCGCCGTGCTGGAGGGTTCGCGCGTGCCGCGCCTGCTGGCCGCGCTGCTGCTCGGCGTCGCGTTGGGCGTCGCCGGCGCGGGCATGCAGTCGGTGGCGCGCAACCCGTTGGCCTCGCCGGACACGCTCGCCGTGAACGCGGGCGCGCACCTGGCCGTGGTCGCGATCGCCGCGTTCGGGCTGAGCCTGCCCACGCTGCCCGCGGGCGCGGCGGCGTTCGTCGGCGGGCTCGCGGCGTCGGTGGTCGTGCTGGGGTTGTCCGGCGGCGGGTCGACCAGCCCGCGGCTCGTGCTCGTCGGCTCGGCGGTCATGCTGACGCTCCAGTCGGCGACGATCCTGCTGCTGCTGATGTTCGAGCAGGAGACGACCGGGCTGTTCGCCTGGGGCTCGGGCTCGCTGACGGTGAGCGACCTGGACGCGACCGCGCAGATGACGCCGGTCGTGGCGGTCGCGGTGGCGGCGCTGCTGGTGATGGGCCGGTCGCTGGACGTCCTCGCCCTGGGCGACGACAACGCGACCGTGCTGGGGCTGAAGGTGCGGCGCACGCGCGTGGGCGCGGTGCTGCTGACGGTGGCGCTGACCGCGGCGGCGGTGACGATCGCCGGGCCGATCGGGTTCGTCGGGTTGAGCGCGCCGGTGATCACCCGGCTGCTGACGCCGTTCGTGCCGGGCCTGGGCAGGCACCGGCTGCTGCTGCCGGTGTCCGGGCTGGTCGGCGTGGTGATCGTGCTGGGCGCGGACGTGCTGCTGCGGGCGGTCATGGGGTCGGCCGCGGCGGTGCGGGTGCCGACGGGCGTGATGACGACGATCCTCGGCGCGGTCGTGCTGATCTGGCTGGCGCGGCGCGGGCGTTCGAGCGGGACGCCGCGGCAGGCGCCCGCCGGTCGGGTCGGGGTGGCCACGTCGTCCCGGCGGCTGGTGGTGACGTCGGTGGTGCTGGTCGTGCTGCTGGTCGCCGCGCCGGCGGTCGGGCTGATGCTCGGCGACCGGGTGGTGCTGCTGGGCGACCTGGCGAACTGGTTCGCCGGCCGTACCGGCACCGCGTTGACGTTCGTGCTGGACCAGCGGCTGCCGCGGGTGCTGGCGGCGCTGGTGGCGGGCGCGGCGCTGGCCGTGGCCGGGTGCGGCATCCAGTCGGTGAGCCGCAACCCGTTGGCCGAACCCGGCCTGCTCGGCATCACGGCGGGCGCGGGGCTGGGCGCCATCACGTTGATCACGGTCGTGCCGATGGCCGGCGCGTGGCACATCGCGGGCGCGGCCGGTGCGGGCGCGATGGCGGCGTTCGCGCTGGTCTACGGGCTGGCGTGGCGGTCCGGGCTGGACTCGGACCGGCTGGTCGTGATCGGCATCGCGATGTGGTCGGCCGGCATGGCGCTGATCACGCTGCTGATCGTGACGTCGGACCCGTGGAACACGGCGAAGGCGTTGACGTGGATGTCCGGCTCCACCTACGGGCGGACGCTGGAGCAGGTGGTGCCGACGGCGCTGGCGCTGGCGCTGCTGACGCCGTTGCTGTGGGCGCGGCACCGCGAGCTGGACCTGCACAGCCTGGACGAGGACACGCCGCGCGTGCTCGGGATGCGGGTGGAGCGGTCGCGGCTGGTGATCCTGCTGGCGGCGGGCGTGCTGGCGGCCACCGCGGTGTCGGCGATCGGCGTGGTGGCGTTCGTCGGGCTGGTCGCGCCGCACCTGGCGCGGTCGCTGGTCGGTGGTCGGCACGCGCGCGTGCTGCCGGTCGCGGCGGCGTTGGGCGCTGTGCTGGTGAGCGTGGCGGACACGGTGGGCCGGACGGTGATCGCACCCGCGCAGGTGCCCGCCGGGCTGGTGATCGCGTTGGTCGGCACGCCGTACTTCGTGCTCGTGCTGTGGCGCACGCGCGAGATGCGCACCTGA
- a CDS encoding nuclear transport factor 2 family protein, whose product MTEHLSRADVLRGLGASAVGVAAGSLLGAGTASAAPEHPNVKLIKDYYAAYGSGDVDALRRFFADDVRWTIPGHHPLSGTKVGVEEVVAFFAELAKAGFRAEPIFLAADGEWVVDLHRGWSTRPAGLDITWALAFRIRGRRIVEAVNFAGDQHAADRFFWQAYPLAPVPDRLAGR is encoded by the coding sequence ATGACCGAACACCTGTCCCGTGCCGACGTGTTGCGCGGGCTCGGGGCGAGCGCGGTGGGCGTGGCGGCGGGGTCGTTGCTGGGCGCGGGCACCGCGAGCGCCGCGCCGGAGCACCCCAACGTGAAGCTCATCAAGGACTACTACGCGGCGTACGGATCGGGGGACGTGGACGCCCTGCGGCGCTTCTTCGCCGACGACGTCCGGTGGACGATCCCCGGCCACCACCCGTTGTCGGGCACGAAGGTCGGGGTCGAGGAGGTGGTGGCGTTCTTCGCCGAGCTGGCGAAGGCGGGTTTCCGGGCCGAGCCGATCTTTTTAGCGGCGGACGGCGAGTGGGTCGTCGACCTGCACCGCGGGTGGAGCACCCGGCCGGCGGGGTTGGACATCACGTGGGCGTTGGCGTTCCGGATCCGCGGGCGGCGGATCGTGGAGGCGGTCAACTTCGCCGGTGACCAGCACGCCGCGGACCGGTTCTTCTGGCAGGCCTACCCGTTGGCGCCGGTCCCGGACCGGTTGGCCGGGCGCTGA
- the hisS gene encoding histidine--tRNA ligase, protein MSDRPAVRPTPVSGFPEWLPHVRLVEPRWLDAIRAAFERYGFCSVETPSAERLDVLLSKGDTSKEVYTLGRVHDGDQDPTGDDSRLGLRFDLTVPLARYTAQHFNDLVFPFKRYQIQRVWRGERPQDGRFREFTQCDIDVINPGEVPIHFDAELPRIVHEVLTSLDLPAWTINVNNRKVLQGFYEGLGISRPLDVVRAVDKIDKIGPDGVARVLADRLDPAQLRSVLRLAGLRGGPAEVRELGVRSPLLDEGLEELDFVLRELSDLPGVVADFSIARGLDYYTGTVYEGKFVDWPEYGAICSGGRYDDLAGSFSRRELPGVGMSIGFSRIFAKVLSAGLLDPGPSSPADVLVVLPKDRRPIATSTARTLRDRGFNVELYHQEDKVAKQLRYASRKGIGFAWFPPFEDGRPHEVKDLAAGTQTTTDPTTWSPGGQRPANRSGTGANG, encoded by the coding sequence ATGAGCGACCGACCCGCCGTCCGACCCACACCCGTGAGCGGCTTCCCGGAGTGGCTGCCGCACGTGCGCCTGGTCGAACCGCGCTGGCTGGACGCGATCCGCGCCGCCTTCGAGCGCTACGGCTTCTGCTCCGTCGAAACCCCGTCCGCCGAACGCCTGGACGTCCTGCTGTCCAAGGGCGACACGTCCAAAGAGGTCTACACGCTCGGCCGCGTCCACGACGGGGACCAGGACCCCACCGGGGACGACTCCCGGCTGGGACTGCGCTTCGACCTGACCGTGCCGCTCGCCCGCTACACCGCCCAGCACTTCAACGACCTGGTCTTCCCGTTCAAGCGCTACCAGATCCAACGCGTGTGGCGTGGCGAGCGGCCCCAGGACGGCCGGTTCCGCGAGTTCACCCAGTGCGACATCGACGTGATCAACCCGGGCGAGGTGCCGATCCACTTCGACGCCGAGCTGCCGCGCATCGTGCACGAGGTGCTGACCTCCCTGGACCTCCCCGCCTGGACCATCAACGTCAACAACCGCAAGGTCCTGCAAGGCTTCTACGAGGGCCTGGGCATCAGCCGGCCGCTCGACGTCGTCCGAGCCGTGGACAAGATCGACAAGATCGGTCCGGACGGCGTCGCCCGCGTCCTGGCCGACCGGCTCGACCCGGCTCAGCTCCGGTCCGTGCTCCGCCTCGCCGGGCTGCGCGGCGGCCCGGCGGAGGTGCGCGAGCTCGGCGTGCGGTCACCGTTGCTGGACGAGGGCCTGGAGGAACTGGACTTCGTCCTCCGCGAGCTGTCCGACCTGCCCGGGGTGGTCGCGGACTTCTCCATCGCCCGCGGCCTGGACTACTACACCGGCACGGTCTACGAGGGGAAGTTCGTGGACTGGCCGGAGTACGGCGCGATCTGCTCCGGTGGCCGCTACGACGACCTGGCCGGGTCGTTCAGCCGGCGGGAACTGCCCGGTGTCGGCATGTCGATCGGGTTCTCCCGGATCTTCGCCAAGGTGCTGTCCGCCGGCTTGCTCGACCCGGGCCCGAGCTCGCCCGCCGACGTCCTCGTCGTGCTGCCGAAGGACCGCCGCCCGATCGCCACCTCGACCGCCAGGACCCTCCGGGACCGCGGGTTCAACGTCGAGCTGTACCACCAGGAGGACAAGGTCGCCAAGCAGCTCCGGTACGCCTCGCGCAAGGGCATCGGGTTCGCGTGGTTCCCGCCGTTCGAGGACGGGCGCCCGCACGAGGTGAAGGACCTCGCCGCCGGCACCCAGACCACGACCGACCCGACCACCTGGTCACCCGGAGGTCAGCGCCCGGCCAACCGGTCCGGGACCGGCGCCAACGGGTAG
- a CDS encoding sulfatase-like hydrolase/transferase → MTEHLARRAATTLAALLVLSALLLPSDVDSLTPTTFLRLPVEALLGVVLVLVLPERARRTAAPAAGALLGLLLVLKVLDIGFDAVLYRPFDLVLDWPLLEPAVDYVDVTAGRFAAVAAVLATVLLASALVVLTARSAARLGTVVARHRRVATRVVAVLAVVWTTLPISSHGTAAFVHDQALRVGASLRDRHDFAAESATDPFAASDELLGGLRGKDVVIAFVESYGRSAVEHPDIAPRVTAALDAGTGRLAAAGYGSRSAFLTSPTAGGGSWLAQATLLSGLWVDNQQRYRTLLAGDRLTLGGAFRRAGWRSVGVMPGITKAWPEGDFFDYDRIYAFDDLDYRGPRFGYATTPDEFTLSRFQQFERADAHTPVMAAIPLLSSHAPWSPAPTAVGWDDLGDGSVYHSMTSGEAPAEAVFGREPTLVRADYARTVEYSVNTLVSYVETYGDDDLVLVFLGDHQPAPFVTGPDAGRDVPITVVSRDRTVLDHATGWGWTDGLRPGPQAPVRPMNTFRDQFLTTFGQTSP, encoded by the coding sequence ATGACCGAACACCTCGCACGCAGGGCCGCCACGACGCTGGCGGCCCTGCTCGTCCTGTCCGCCCTGCTGCTCCCGAGCGACGTCGACTCGTTGACCCCCACCACGTTCCTGCGCCTGCCGGTGGAAGCCCTGCTGGGCGTGGTGCTGGTGCTCGTGCTCCCGGAACGCGCGCGCAGAACCGCGGCACCCGCCGCCGGCGCGCTCCTGGGCCTGCTGCTCGTGCTGAAGGTCCTGGACATCGGCTTCGACGCGGTGCTGTACCGGCCGTTCGACCTCGTGCTCGACTGGCCCTTGCTCGAACCCGCGGTGGACTACGTGGACGTGACCGCGGGCCGGTTCGCCGCCGTCGCCGCGGTGCTCGCCACCGTGCTGCTCGCCTCCGCACTGGTCGTCCTGACCGCACGGTCCGCCGCTCGGCTCGGCACCGTGGTGGCCCGCCACCGACGGGTCGCCACCCGCGTGGTCGCCGTGCTCGCCGTCGTCTGGACCACCCTCCCGATCTCCTCGCACGGCACCGCGGCGTTCGTCCACGACCAGGCGCTCCGGGTCGGGGCGAGCCTGCGCGACCGCCACGACTTCGCCGCCGAATCGGCCACCGACCCCTTCGCCGCGAGCGACGAACTGCTCGGCGGTCTGCGCGGCAAGGACGTCGTCATCGCGTTCGTGGAGAGCTACGGCCGGTCCGCCGTGGAACACCCGGACATCGCCCCGCGGGTGACCGCCGCCCTCGACGCCGGCACCGGCCGCCTGGCCGCCGCCGGCTACGGCTCCCGCAGCGCGTTCCTGACCTCGCCGACGGCGGGCGGCGGTAGCTGGCTCGCCCAGGCCACCCTCCTGTCCGGGCTGTGGGTGGACAACCAGCAGCGCTACCGCACCCTGCTGGCCGGCGACCGGTTGACGCTCGGCGGCGCGTTCCGGCGCGCGGGCTGGCGCTCGGTCGGCGTCATGCCGGGCATCACGAAGGCCTGGCCGGAGGGCGACTTCTTCGACTACGACCGGATCTACGCGTTCGACGACCTCGACTACCGCGGTCCGCGCTTCGGCTACGCCACCACACCCGACGAGTTCACCCTGTCGCGGTTCCAGCAGTTCGAGCGCGCCGACGCGCACACCCCCGTGATGGCCGCCATCCCCCTGCTGTCCAGCCACGCCCCGTGGTCACCCGCGCCCACAGCGGTCGGCTGGGACGACCTCGGCGACGGCTCGGTCTACCACTCCATGACCTCCGGCGAGGCGCCCGCCGAGGCCGTGTTCGGCCGCGAGCCGACCCTCGTCCGCGCCGACTACGCACGCACCGTCGAGTACTCCGTGAACACCCTCGTGTCCTACGTCGAGACCTACGGCGACGACGACCTCGTGCTCGTGTTCCTCGGCGACCACCAACCCGCCCCCTTCGTCACCGGACCCGACGCGGGCCGCGACGTGCCGATCACCGTCGTGTCCCGCGACCGGACCGTGCTGGACCACGCCACCGGCTGGGGCTGGACCGACGGTCTCCGACCGGGCCCTCAAGCACCCGTGCGCCCCATGAACACCTTCCGCGACCAGTTCCTGACCACGTTCGGCCAGACCTCGCCGTGA
- a CDS encoding DUF2306 domain-containing protein — MTSTRRAAWLVPTALIALTLIPMAGGALRLTDLAAGEVTPENARFFAAPVPVLLHILSAVLYCLGGAFQFTSTFRGPTHRRLGRVLVPAGLLMALTGLWMTLFHPYPEGDGDLLAAFRLVAGSTTVLALVLGFLAIRRRDVARHRAWMIRGYALAQGAGTQALVTIAWVLLVGPATGLTRTLLLGAAWVINAAAAEWLIREPHRRRRALYRSGRLERTA, encoded by the coding sequence ATGACCTCCACCCGCAGGGCCGCCTGGCTCGTGCCCACCGCGTTGATCGCGCTGACCCTCATCCCGATGGCGGGCGGCGCGCTCCGCCTCACCGACCTGGCCGCGGGCGAGGTCACCCCGGAGAACGCGCGGTTCTTCGCCGCACCCGTGCCCGTGCTGCTGCACATCCTCAGCGCCGTCCTCTACTGCCTCGGCGGCGCTTTCCAGTTCACGTCGACCTTCCGCGGACCCACCCACCGCCGCCTCGGCCGAGTCCTCGTCCCCGCAGGCCTCCTGATGGCCCTGACCGGCCTGTGGATGACCCTCTTCCACCCCTACCCGGAAGGCGACGGCGACCTGCTGGCGGCGTTCCGGCTCGTGGCGGGCTCCACCACCGTCCTGGCCCTCGTCCTCGGCTTCCTCGCGATCCGCCGCCGCGACGTCGCCCGCCACCGCGCGTGGATGATCCGCGGCTACGCGCTCGCCCAGGGCGCGGGCACGCAGGCGCTGGTCACCATCGCGTGGGTGCTGCTCGTCGGCCCGGCCACCGGCCTGACCAGGACCCTGCTGCTCGGCGCCGCCTGGGTGATCAACGCCGCCGCGGCGGAATGGCTCATCCGTGAACCGCACCGCCGTCGCCGCGCGTTGTACCGGTCAGGACGCCTGGAGAGGACGGCATGA
- a CDS encoding response regulator — protein MSVRVVVADDQEIVRTGLTMILDAQPGIEVVGSAGDGREAVRLARALRPDVCLFDIRMPGVDGIEATRLLAGPDVPDPLAVVVITTFDLDEYVYAALRAGAVGFLLKDAGPALLTQAVHAAAEGDALIAPSITARLLKTFAAAGPASPAQPVEPLTDREEQVLATVARGRTNSEIAGELHITLSTVKTHIASLMAKLGARNRVEIALWAYETGRKY, from the coding sequence ATGAGCGTCCGCGTGGTCGTCGCCGACGACCAGGAGATCGTCCGCACCGGCCTGACCATGATCCTCGACGCCCAACCCGGCATCGAGGTCGTCGGCTCGGCGGGCGACGGGCGGGAAGCCGTGCGCCTCGCCCGGGCCCTGCGCCCGGACGTGTGCCTGTTCGACATCCGCATGCCCGGCGTCGACGGCATCGAGGCCACCCGGCTGCTGGCCGGACCGGACGTGCCGGACCCGCTCGCCGTCGTCGTCATCACCACGTTCGACCTGGACGAGTACGTCTACGCCGCGCTGCGCGCCGGTGCCGTCGGCTTCCTGCTCAAGGACGCCGGGCCCGCCCTGCTCACCCAGGCCGTGCACGCCGCCGCCGAGGGCGACGCGCTGATCGCGCCGAGCATCACCGCCCGGCTGCTCAAGACCTTCGCCGCCGCCGGACCCGCGTCACCCGCGCAACCCGTCGAACCGCTCACCGACCGCGAGGAGCAGGTGCTGGCGACCGTGGCGCGCGGCCGCACGAACAGCGAGATCGCCGGCGAACTGCACATCACCCTGAGCACGGTCAAGACGCACATCGCGAGCCTGATGGCCAAGCTGGGCGCCCGCAACCGCGTCGAGATCGCCCTGTGGGCCTACGAAACCGGCCGGAAGTACTAG
- a CDS encoding sensor histidine kinase: MFHVLRSAWVEPRPHHAPARVWRDWALVGALVPAALLEAALRPDVPWRFPWAAVTIGLLPTLLWRRTRPLLVLVLAFGVTGLVPLITGYDRGEPYTAAFLLVLVYSVVRWGSGREAVLGLALVTGSACVSTALRDLSLADAIGGLTVVFAATALGVAMRYRSRLRTRELDRVKLLERERLARDLHDTVAHHVSAIAIRAQAGLAVGHPDAAVDALRLIEAEASRALAEMRAMVRVLRRGEAADLAPSPRIADLRDLATAHRAGPSVDVGITGDLADLHPSIDAAVYRLAREAVTNAQRHARHATRIEVRVAADATSVHLRVSDDGEGSAPTTPGYGLIGMFERADLLGGTCAAGPDDRGWTVTATLPRTGTPA, from the coding sequence GTGTTCCACGTCCTGCGCTCCGCCTGGGTCGAACCCCGGCCGCACCACGCCCCGGCGCGGGTGTGGCGCGACTGGGCACTGGTGGGCGCGCTCGTGCCCGCCGCGCTGCTGGAAGCGGCCCTCCGGCCGGACGTCCCGTGGCGTTTCCCGTGGGCGGCCGTCACGATCGGCCTGCTGCCCACCCTGCTGTGGCGGCGGACCCGGCCGCTGCTCGTGCTCGTCCTGGCGTTCGGCGTCACCGGCCTGGTCCCGCTGATCACCGGCTACGACCGCGGCGAGCCGTACACCGCGGCGTTCCTGCTGGTGCTGGTGTACTCGGTGGTCAGGTGGGGTTCGGGCCGCGAAGCCGTGCTCGGCCTGGCCCTCGTGACCGGCAGCGCGTGCGTGTCCACGGCGCTGCGCGACCTCTCCCTCGCGGACGCGATCGGCGGCCTGACCGTCGTCTTCGCCGCCACCGCCCTCGGCGTCGCCATGCGCTACCGGTCCCGGCTGCGGACCCGTGAGCTCGACCGGGTCAAGCTGCTGGAACGGGAACGGCTGGCCCGCGACCTGCACGACACCGTCGCCCACCACGTGTCCGCCATCGCGATCCGCGCCCAGGCGGGCCTCGCGGTGGGGCACCCGGACGCCGCCGTGGACGCGTTGCGCCTGATCGAGGCCGAGGCCTCGCGCGCCCTGGCCGAGATGCGCGCGATGGTGCGGGTCCTGCGGCGCGGCGAAGCGGCCGACCTCGCACCCAGCCCGCGCATCGCCGACCTCCGGGACCTGGCCACCGCGCACCGCGCCGGCCCGTCGGTCGACGTGGGCATCACCGGCGACCTGGCCGACCTGCACCCGTCGATCGACGCGGCGGTCTACCGCCTGGCCCGGGAAGCCGTGACGAACGCGCAGCGGCACGCCCGGCACGCCACCCGCATCGAGGTCCGCGTCGCCGCCGACGCCACGTCCGTGCACCTGCGCGTCAGCGACGACGGCGAGGGGTCCGCGCCGACCACCCCCGGCTACGGGCTCATCGGCATGTTCGAACGGGCGGACCTGCTCGGCGGCACCTGCGCCGCGGGCCCCGACGACCGGGGCTGGACCGTGACCGCCACCCTGCCCCGGACGGGAACGCCCGCATGA